The following are encoded in a window of Salmo trutta chromosome 9, fSalTru1.1, whole genome shotgun sequence genomic DNA:
- the LOC115200587 gene encoding stromal cell-derived factor 2 — protein MGLIHALRGFIKSFLVVLLWSKCQGRESEFNYVTCGSLVKLLNTRHNVRLHSHDVKYGSGSGQQSVTGVESADDANSYWRIRGKPNRTCQRGVPIQCGQAIRITHMTTGRNLHTHHFSSPLSNNQEVSAFGENGEGDDLDVWRVQCDGSIWERDEAVRFKHVGTDAFLTVTGEQYGHPIRGQREVHGMGTANQNNYWKAMEGVFIQPSQEPLRHNHEEF, from the exons ATGGGATTAATTCACGCTCTCCGCGGCTTCATCAAATCGTTTTTGGTCGTTCTTTTGTGGTCCAAATGCCAGGGTCGGGAGTCCGAGTTCAACTATGTAACTTGCGGTTCACTTGTGAAATTGCTGAACACGAGACACAACGTTCGGCTGCACTCCCATGATGTGAAATATGGCTCAG GCAGTGGGCAGCAGTCTGTGACGGGCGTCGAGAGTGCAGATGATGCCAACAGTTACTGGAGGATTCGGGGGAAGCCCAACAGGACCTGCCAACGAGGCGTGCCCATCCAGTGTGGGCAGGCCATCCGCATCACACACATGACCACGGGACGtaacctccacacacaccactTCAGCTCGCCGCTGTCCAACAACCAG GAGGTGAGTGCGTTCGGTGAGAATGGCGAGGGGGATGACCTGGACGTGTGGAGGGTGCAGTGTGACGGCTCCATCTGGGAGCGGGACGAGGCGGTGCGCTTTAAACACGTTGGCACAGATGCCTTCCTGACCGTGACGGGCGAGCAGTACGGCCACCCCATCCGCGGGCAGAGGGAGGTGCATGGCATGGGCACTGCCAACCAGAACAACTACTGGAAAGCTATGGAGGGTGTCTTCATTCAGCCCAGCCAGGAGCCGCTGAGACACAATCATGAAGAGTTCTGA